A single region of the Lotus japonicus ecotype B-129 chromosome 4, LjGifu_v1.2 genome encodes:
- the LOC130715979 gene encoding uncharacterized protein LOC130715979: MEVEVAMPMVVGDFNFDSNCSSPYITAPSSPQRLGNLFFSAPTSPTRGSPFFHQSIPSSSSVSSVSPVSSVPFNWEQKPVVPNKPDSNNDGDEFEFNFNGSLERASLSAADELFSGGKIRPLKPPPRIQFSDGPTSPATQSPGKKALSHQKRDSDPFESAIEETHRGREAEGEKRGRGTEKASSSGGRKGTRSLSPLRVSDIVCEESEDNDVSSTASNGRSFLSFTKGYRKWRIRDFLLFRSASEGRATDKEALRKYEVLPRKSAATAAEEDVRNCSFRSTESSGSVSKRRGPVSAHELHYTLNRAAAEEMKRRTQLPYKQGLFGCLGSNHGMHQISRGIGSFTRS, translated from the coding sequence ATGGAGGTGGAAGTGGCCATGCCAATGGTGGTAGGAGACTTCAACTTTGACAGCAACTGTTCCTCTCCGTACATCACCGCCCCTTCTAGCCCTCAACGCCTTGGAAACTTGTTCTTCAGTGCTCCCACTAGCCCCACTCGCGGTTCAcctttcttccatcaatccattccttcttcttcctctgtttcCTCTGTTTCCCCTGTTTCCTCTGTTCCTTTCAATTGGGAACAGAAACCGGTTGTCCCCAACAAACCCGACAGCAACAATGACGGCGATGAATTCGAGTTCAATTTCAACGGAAGCCTCGAAAGAGCGTCTCTCTCCGCCGCCGATGAGCTCTTCTCCGGTGGAAAAATCCGCCCATTGAAGCCCCCACCACGGATTCAGTTCAGCGATGGACCCACTTCTCCGGCGACCCAATCGCCGGGGAAGAAAGCATTATCTCACCAGAAGAGAGATTCAGACCCTTTTGAATCCGCCATTGAAGAAACACACAGAGGTAGAGAAGCAGAAGGAGAGAAACGAGGCAGAGGAACTGAAAAAGCTTCATCTAGCGGCGGCCGGAAAGGAACCAGATCGCTGTCCCCTTTAAGGGTCTCCGACATCGTGTGCGAGGAGTCCGAGGACAATGATGTTTCTTCAACCGCAAGCAATGGGAGATCGTTCTTGTCGTTCACGAAGGGTTACCGGAAATGGAGGATACGTGATTTTCTTCTGTTCAGGAGCGCGTCGGAGGGAAGAGCCACCGACAAGGAAGCTCTGAGGAAGTACGAGGTTCTGCCGAGGAAATCGGCGGCGACGGCGGCGGAGGAGGATGTCAGGAACTGCAGCTTCCGGTCTACCGAGAGTTCCGGTTCGGTGTCGAAACGGCGTGGACCGGTTTCGGCCCATGAGCTGCATTACACTCTGAACCGGGCTGCTGCAGAGGAAATGAAGAGGAGGACTCAGTTGCCTTACAAGCAAGGGTTGTTTGGGTGCTTGGGGTCTAACCATGGTATGCATCAGATTTCTAGGGGAATTGGGTCTTTCACACGTTCATGA
- the LOC130712243 gene encoding glutathione S-transferase T3-like, translating into MYPPQYQFQSQAPPTGSTGSKVSDTQCEATPDDTQHEGLDDIDLEDEDQSSGKKRTRWRVKDDLLLVQSWLNISKDPTVGTDQTAAKFWDRIRDQFDEYRDFDTPPRTGKMLKCRFGKLSKDIQFFTGCYNKVTTPWKSGHSEKDIMAEVHALFQVDHKKDFTHENVWRMVKDEPKWKGQSMKTNSRGQKKSGAGADGTSTDPSASIDCDEYEATPPTTRPKGKKAEKRKAKTTDTASSTLSFAPHPDVLAMGKAKMEMMANFREIRNRELDLQQADQQLKQSELQLRQEELKFKKAENFRAYMDILNKNTSGMNDEELRTHNALRAFALSELGMS; encoded by the coding sequence ATGTATCCACCACAATACCAATTTCAAAGCCAAGCCCCTCCTACTGGTAGCACtggttcaaaagtctctgatacACAATGTGAGGCTACGCCTGATGATACACAACACGAgggtctagatgatattgatcttgaagaTGAGGATCAATCTTCTGGAAAGAAACGCACCAGATGGAGGGTTAAAGACGATTTACTTCTTGTTCAATCATGGCTCAACATTTCTAAGGATCCGACGGTGGGAACTGATCAAACGGCAGCAAAGTTTTGGGATAGGATCCGCGACCAATTTGATGAGTACCGTGACTTTGACACTCCTCCGAGGACAGGGAAGATGCTGAAATGTCGTTTTGGAAAATTGAGTAAAGATATTCAATTCTTTACCGGTTGCTACAACAAAGTTACCACTCCttggaaaagtggacactcagaGAAGGATATCATGGCTGAGGTGCATGCCCTATTTCAGGTAGACCATAAAAAAGATTTCACACATGAGAATGTATGGCGGATGGTGAAAGATGAACCAAAGTGGAAGGGACAATCAATGAAAACCAATTCAAGGGGACAAAAGAAGTCAGGAGCTGGCGCCGACGGAACATCGACTGACCCAAGTGCATCAATTGATTGCGACGAATATGAGGCAACACCACCAACAACTCGCCCGAAGGGCAAGAAGGCAGAGAAGAGAAAGGCCAAAACAACAGATACTGCGTCAAGTACTCTATCTTTTGCTCCTCACCCTGATGTGTTAGCCATGGGGAAGGCTAAAATGGAAATGATGGCAAATTTTAGGGAGATAAGGAACAGAGAACTAGATTTGCAACAAGCTGACCAACAACTGAAACAAAGTGAACTGCAATTGAGACAGGAAGAACTCAAATTTAAGAAGGCGGAGAACTTTCGGGCATATATGGATATCCTTAACAAGAACACATCTGGAATGAACGATGAGGAGTTGCGTACGCATAACGCACTACGTGCTTTCGCCTTAAGTGAACTAGGAATGTCTTAA
- the LOC130712244 gene encoding uncharacterized protein LOC130712244 — MDPNNLPDWNTFYNECVEDFMNDTFVEDMMQQEMEFYQQQQHANTVRPKKTRRVIKRDREVGNERLMKDYFSENPVYTEELFRRRFRMRKHVFLRIVEALGSYNPYFLMSVDAVGRQGLSPLQKCTAAIRMLAYGSPADSVDEYVRIGESTAIECLKNFVEGVCEVFGGQYLRRPNEEDMTRLLQWGESRGFPGSNNDITVLNQSPVFNEVLRGAAPMVKFRVNETMYHMGYYLADGIYPEWGTFVKTIPMPQGEKKQKFAKRQEAARKDVERAFGVLQSRFVIVNNDISDAEVLSGPIPAFRNMLERRAHQIEKSIHCQLQADLVEHIWDLPEIDNNET; from the exons ATGGATCCAAACAATTTACCCGACTGGAACACATTTTACAACGAATGTGTGGAGGATTTTATGAATGACACGTTCGTTGAAGATATGATGCAGCAGGAGATGGAGTtctatcaacaacaacaacatgccAACACCGTTAGGCCCAAGAAAACAAGAAGAGTAATAAAGAGAGATCGTGAAGTTGGGAACGAGCGGTTGATGAAGGACTACTTCTCTGAAAATCCTGTATACACGGAAGAGCTTTTCCGACGAAGGTTTCGAATGCGAAAGCATGTGTTCCTCAGAATTGTAGAGGCCCTTGGGTCTTATAACCCGTACTTTTTAATGTCCGTTgatgcagttggaagacaaggtctatcaccattacaaaagtgcaccGCCGCTATTCGTATGTTAGCGTATGGATCACCTGCTGACAGTGTTGATGAATACGTTAgaattggtgaaagtactgcaattgagtgctTAAAGAATTTTGTAGAAGGTGTGTGTGAAGTATTTGGTGGGCAATACTTGAGGCGTCCAAACGAGGAAGACATGACACGCCTACTTCAATGGGGGGAGTCTCGTGGATTTCCAG gCTCAAATAATGACATTACTGTGCTAAACCAATCTCCCGTGTTTAATGAGGTTTTGCGTGGAGCTGCTCCCATGGTAAAATTTAGAGTGAATGAAACAATGTATCACATGGGATACTATCTAGCAGACGGTATCTATCCCGAGTGGGGtacatttgtgaagaccatcccAATGCCACAAGGAGAAAAAAAGCAAAAGTTTGCCAAAAGACAAGAAGCAGCAAGAAAGGACGTGGAACGTGCATTCGGAGTGCTCCAATCTCGGTTTGTGATT gtcaataatgacatatcGGATGCTGAAGTATTAAGCGGTCCTATTCCCGCTTTTAGAAATATGTTGGAAAGGAGAGCACATCAAATTGAAAAGTCAATCCATTGCCAacttcaagcagacttggtggagcatatCTGGGACCTTCCTGAAATCGATAATAATGAAACTTAA
- the LOC130711233 gene encoding polyadenylate-binding protein RBP47 encodes MAQPSNGSADLNQNAPPQQQQPQQWAAQQQQWMAMQYPATAMAMMQQQMMMYPQHYMPYVHHHYQPHHQQQQAAAAAAGAVPQQQHQQHHHQQQQKQQQGGGGGDEIRTIWLGDLHHWMDENYVHNCFAHTGEVVSAKVIRNKQTGQSEGYGFVEFYSRATAEKVLQNFNGTMMPNTDQAFRLNWASFSAGERRSEAATSDLSIFVGDLAIDVTDAMLQETFGSRFSSIKGAKVVIDSNTGRSKGYGFVRFGDENERTRAMTEMNGVFCSNRPMRVGVATPKKTYGYQQQQYSSQAVVLAGGHPSNGAVAQGSQSDGDSNNTTIFVGGLDSDISDEDLRQPFLQFGDVVSVKIPVGKGCGFVQFADRKNAEEAIHALNGTVIGKQTVRLSWGRSPGNKHWRSDSNGGHYGGQGYGGHGYGARQNQDMGMHPTAAIQGAS; translated from the exons ATGGCTCAACCTAGCAACGGTTCCGCCGATCTGAACCAAAACGCGCCGCCGCAGCAGCAGCAACCGCAGCAGTGGGCGGCGCAGCAACAGCAATGGATGGCCATGCAGTATCCTGCAACCGCCATGGCTATGATGCAGCAACAGATGATGATGTACCCGCAGCATTACATGCCTTATGTACATCATCATTACCAGCCTCACCACCAGCAGCAGCAAGCAGCGGCGGCTGCGGCGGGGGCGGTGCCTCAGCAGCAGCACCAACAACACCATCACCAGCAGCAGCAGAAGCAGCAGcaaggcggtggtggtggtgatgagatCAGGACGATCTGGCTCGGTGACCTTCATCATTGGATGGATGAGAACTACGTTCATAACTGCTTCGCTCACACCGGCGAG GTTGTGTCAGCGAAGGTCATTCGGAATAAGCAAACTGGTCAGTCGGAGGGATATGGATTTGTGGAGTTCTATTCGCGAGCAACAGCTGAGAAAGTCTTGCAGAATTTTAACGGGACAATGATGCCAAATACAGATCAGGCATTCCGTCTTAATTGGGCTTCATTCAGCGCAGGTGAAAGGCGTTCTGAGGCTGCTACTTCTGATCTCTCTATATTTGTGGGGGACTTGGCCATAGATGTTACTGATGCCATGCTGCAAGAGACTTTTGGTAGCAGATTTTCGTCTATAAAGGGAGCAAAAGTTGTCATTGATTCTAATACTGGCCGTTCAAAAGGCTATGGTTTTGTTAGGTTTGGTGATGAAAATGAGAGGACAAGGGCAATGACCGAAATGAACGGTGTTTTTTGTTCCAATAGACCCATGCGAGTAGGTGTTGCAACGCCCAAGAAAACTTATGGctatcaacaacaacaatattCTTCACAAG CTGTAGTGTTAGCTGGTGGACATCCGTCTAATGGTGCTGTGGCCCAAGGTTCTCAGTCCGACGGGGATTCTAACAACACAACA ATATTTGTTGGAGGGCTTGATTCTGATATCAGTGATGAGGATCTGAGACAACCGTTTTTGCAATTTGGTGATGTTGTCTCTGTGAAAATTCCAGTGGGTAAAGGGTGTGGTTTCGTTCAATTTGCTGACAG AAAGAATGCGGAGGAAGCAATTCACGCATTGAATGGAACAGTGATTGGGAAGCAGACAGTGCGTCTTTCTTGGGGCCGCAGTCCAGGAAATAAGCAT TGGAGGTCTGATTCCAACGGCGGCCATTACGGTGGTCAGGGTTATGGAGGCCATGGATATGGAGCGAGACAGAATCAAGATATGGGTATGCATCCTACTGCTGCAATTCAAGGTGCTTCGTAA
- the LOC130715271 gene encoding uncharacterized protein LOC130715271: protein MPPENAHKTRWKNTTSRTQTPTIGKYSQNPDPCISLNTTCESRSRFFPLSSSSPSRSSKGADPGGRRAPWADLAEKHQATTKRLFFATRIRWGGEAGNADGELGRKDGANHTRCCLVLIMLLVVIRVNFVLVIEIANDRKLKDCYCMKVAS from the exons ATGCCGCCGGAAAACGCACACAAAACCCGCTGGAAAAACACAACCTCACGAACTCAGACCCCCACCATCGGAAAATACTCACAAAACCCAGATCCTTGCATCTCCTTAAACACCACTTGCGAATCCAGATCCCGTTTCTTTCCTCTTAGCTCTTCCTCTCCTTCCAGATCCAGCAAGGGAGCCGATCCAGGTGGAAGGAGAGCTCCATGGGCGGATCTGGCCGAGAAGCATCAAGCAACGACAAAAAG GCTTTTCTTTGCAACAAGAATAAGATGGGGTGGTGAGGCTGGGAATGCAGATGGAGAATTGGGGAGAAAAGATGGAGCAAATCATACACGATGCTGTCTAGTTTTAATTATGTTGCTTGTTGTGATAAGAGTAAATTTTGTACTTGTCATAGAAATTGCAAATGACCGAAAATTGAAAGACTGTTATTGTATGAAAGTTGCaagttga